In the Methanobacterium sp. genome, CAGAATGAGCTGCTGTAGCTATAGGAATAGCTAATTTAACCATATCTGGATAAGAAACGCACCACTGGAGTACCTGCATTCCTCCCATTGAACCCCCAATCACTGCAAAAAGCTGATAAATACCTAAATAATCTATTAACTTCTTCTGGGCTTTTACCATGTCAGAAATAGTAATAATTGGAAAATCCAATCCATACGGCTTTTCTGTTTCGGGGTTAATGGAAGAAGGGCCTGTTGAACCTTTACACCCTCCAATAACGTTGGAACAGATGATGAAGTATTTTTTCGTATCCAGACATTTTCCAGGACCTATTATAATATCCCACCAGCCTGGTTTTTTATCTCCTTCATGCCATCCTGCAGCGTGAGCATCTCCTGAAAGGGCATGGCAGACTAAAATAGCATTGCTTTTCTCCTTATTCAATCTACCATAGGTTTCGTATGCTACAATGGCATTTTTAAGCCTGCTACCTCCTTCCAATATTAAATCGTCAGGAAGATTGTAATGCTGCGTTTTAACAAGTCCGGCGGATTCTTTTTTCATTTTCATTCACTGATATCAATACTGGAAAGTGCCTGATCAATATCTGCAATTATATCTTCAACATTTTCAATTCCAATGGATAACCGGATAAAATCCTGTGTTACTCCTGTTGTTTCCTGTTCTTTTGGAGTTAGCTGCTGGTGAGTTGTTGAAGCCGGGTGTATTACTAAACTTTTGGAATCTCCAATATTTGCAAGGTGTGAGAGGAGTTTCACGTTTTCAATGAACTGTTTTCCAGCTTCTAATCCTCCTTTAATACCGAATCCTATAAGTGCACCATAACCATCTTTTAAATATTTAGAAGCGATCTTGTGGGAGGGGTCATCTTCAAATCCAGGATAGTTAACCCAGTTTACAGCAGGATGTTCTTTAAGGAATTTTGCAACTTCAAATGCGTTTTTGGAATGCTGTTTTACTCTTAAATCCAGTGTTTCAAGCCCCTGTAAGAATAAGAAACCATTAAAAGGGCTTAAAGCCGCCCCGATATCACGCAAAAGTCTTACTCTTGCCCTGATAATATAGGCAATGTTTCCAAGCCCTGGAAAGTCTCCAAATACGTCCCAGTAAACTAATCCATGATAACTGGGGTCTGGTTCTGTGTATTGTGGGAATTTACCGTTACTCCAATCAAATCTACCAGCGTCAACTATTACGCCTCCAATAGAGGTACCGTGTCCACCAATGAATTTGGTTGCAGATAGGACTGTTATGTCTGCCCCCTGTTCAAGAGGTTTTACAAGCCCTATTCCGGTGGTATTATCAACAATAAATGGAATTCCATTTTCATGAGCTATTTCAGCAATTCCCTCGTAATCAGGCACATCTAATTTTGGGTTTCCTATTGATTCAGCAAAAATTGCCTTAGTTTTGTCGGTGATTGCATCTTCAAATGCTTTTAAATCGGTTGATTCTACAAAATTTACTTTTCTGCCTAATTCCGGGAATGTGTAGTTGAAAAGCTGATATGTTCCACCATACAAATTGTTGGCTGAAACTATTTCATCTCCAGGTAAACTAAGATTTAGAAGTGAGAATGTGGTGGCTGCTTGCCCTGAACCTACTGCTAATGCAGCATTACCCCCTTCTATTGCTGCTATTCTTTTTTCAAATACGTCGTTAGTTGGGTTCATTATCCTTGTGTATATGTTTCCAAATTCCTTTAAAGCAAAAAGATTTGCTGCATGCTCAGTATCATTAAAAACATAGGACGATGTCTGATAAATTGGCACCGCCCTTGCCCCGGTTGCAGGATCAGGTTCTTCCTGTCCTATGTGTAATCCCAATGTGCTTAAACCAAATTTCTTTTTTTCTTCTGTCATTTAATTCCTCCAAATTCAAATTAATTATTGGCTTTTTTTAGTGGTTAGAGATCTATGATTCCAATTTTTGTATAATATAACAATCGTTATATTTAATTCCTATCTTCTTCTTATTTAAAGTTTACCTATGATTTTTGGTTAAGCATTGTTGTATCATTAACTCTCATATGTAAAAATAGATTTAGGAGAAGTTACAAAATAGATTACAATATGAGCAAAGTATTTATATAACAATCGTTAATTTAGTAACTAACAATATAAATACATTATGCCGGGATGACCGAGTGGCTAGGTGCATGGCTGCAGACCATGATACTTGGGTTCAAATCCCAATCCCGGCCTCCATATATTAAATAATCTCTAAAAATGTTATATTCAAAATCAAATACTTTTTTAATCTTATTATATAATTACTAATTATCTAATTAAGAATATTTCAATCAAATTTTTGAGTTTGAGGCATTATAATGAAAATATACAACACCATGACCCGTAAAAAAGAAGAATTTAAGCCTATAAACGAAAACAGGATAAAAATGTTTGTATGCGGGCCAACAGTTTATGATAAGTCACATATAGGGCATGGGAGAACTTATATAGCTTTTGATGTTATAGCAAGATACCTCAAGTATAAAGGATGCAGCGTTTTTTACCTGCAAAATATTACAGATATTGACGATAAAATAATTAAAAGAGCAAATGAACTCAAAGTACCGCCATTAAAGCTTGCTAAAGAATTTGAAGAGCTCTACTTTCACGATATGGAGGTACTGGGAGTAAACAGTGTCAATTACTATGCCCGGGCAATGGAACATCTAAATGAAATCATCGACCAGATTCAAAGATTAATAGATAAAAATTTTGCTTACGAAACTCCAACAGGAGTTTATTTTGATGAATCTCGTTTTGAAGACTTTGGAAATCTTTCAAAGAGAAATATTGAAGAGCTGGATGTTCATAGAATTAGCCCGGATCCTACCAAAAGACATCCGGGGGATTTCGCACTCTGGAAAAAGAGAAGTGATGACCCTGCCTGGGATTCTCCATGGGGCCGGGGGAGACCTGGCTGGCATATTGAAGACACTGCAATATCTGAAACTTATTTTGGAGGCCAGTTTGATATTCATGGAGGAGGACTGGACTTAATATTCCCTCATCATGAGGCTGAAATCGCTCAAATGGAATCTGCAACAGGTAAAAAACCAATGGTAAAATACTGGATGCACACTGGCTTTTTAAATGTCAGCGGAGAGAAAATGTCCAAATCCCTTGGAAACTTCATCACCATTGAAGAGCTGCTGAGGGAATATGACCCCCAGGTCTTTAGATACTTCGTTCTTTCTACCCATTACAGGAGTCCCATTGATTTTAGTAGTGAAGCACTTCATCAGTCCCAAAATAGCTTAAAAAGAATTCATAAACTGATGGAAACTATAGATGAGATTTTAGAGACGGATATGGATGAAAAAAGCGAAAATGACGTGAAATACATTAAACTATTAGAAAATACCAAAAAAGAATTCCTGAAAGCAATGGACAACGATTTTAATACACCTGTTGCGCTTTCAGTACTTTTTAATTTTATAAGAGATATAAATAAAGGGATTAATGAAGAAGACATCTCCAAAAACATATTTAAAGAAATAAAAAATTTACTTAACGAACTTGGAAATATCTTAGGGCTTAATTTTTCAGTTGAATCAACTGAAAGCTATTTACAGGAGGAGCTTGTTAACATTCTTGTTGATGTAAGGGAAAAGCTCCGTGAAAATAAAAATTATGAACTTGCAGATGAAATAAGAAGCAGATTACGCGATGTGGGCATTAACTTAGAGGATAAATAAAAATAACCTCTTAAATGCAGTAATCCATGTATATCTCTCTTTTTGATCCCATGCAGGCATCACAACTTGAAGGAATCTTATCCTTTTCTTTATGCAGCTGGCATACAATTTCTTCTGCTTTAACATTTTTACATATTTCACAGATTCTTCTGATTATATCGGTTTGATTTAGATCCTGATCCATTAAGTCCCTTGCAAAAATCCTGATCATATTCTGAGTATGGTCATCGAATTTAATTCCATGCCCCCTTTTATCACTTATATACTGTGAAACTGCTGGCTGAGTTATATCCAGCAATTCAGAAATTTGTTTTTGTTTCATACCTAATCTTAGTAATTCCTTTGCTAATTCAGCCCTTATACTTGGAATTACATACCATACAACTATTTCACATGGCGGCCTCATTTTATCACTCTCGTTATAATTTTAAAATTTAATTGATTATCTTTTAATGAATAAATTAAATGTAATATTAATCAATAACTCCTGTTATAGTATTGTTTTCATTCTGTGAAGTTAGATTTTAGCTCCTAATAATGTACTTAATGATTTTAAAGTTAATTTGCAGGTTAAATCTGGTCGTGTTTCATATACCTGCACCTTCTGAAAATATTTCTTCAATTTCAGACTTTCTTTTAAATAATTCACTCGATCTGGTAGTTGTAGCCAATCCAAGAGCCCTGATCTGATTTTCCATCTCATCCTGGCGCTCTAAAATGAGTTTAATAACTTCGGCAATAGGGTCTGGCAATTGCCCGTGATCCAGATCTATAGCGCACTTACGCTCTTCTTTAACATTTCTTCCAGGAATTCCAACTATTGTGGATCCTTTGGGCGCTGATCTTAAAACCACTGAACCTGCACCGATTTTAGAGCAGTCCCCTATTTCAATATTACCTATTAGTTTAGCTCCAGAACCAATTACAACTCCACTTCCAATTGTTGGATGCCTTTTTTTCCGCTCAAGGCTTGTTCCACCAAGCACCACTCCCTGATAGATCAGCACATCATCGCCTATTATTGCAGTTTCTCCAACTACAACACCCATCCCATGGTCAATGAAAACTCTTCTTCCAATTTTTGCCCCCGGGTGTATTTCAATACCTGTTAGGAGGCGGGCTAAGGCAGATATAAACCTGCCGGTGAATAAATGACCATGAATCCAGAACCAATTAGCTATTCTGTAAAACCATATAGCATGGAGTCCAGGATAGGTGAGAATTATCTCTAATTTGCTTCTTGCAGCTGGATCTCTTAAAAGAACCATTTCTATATCTTCACGTATCCTTTCAAACATGATCGGGCCTCCAAAATATATTTAATGCGTTTGCATTAAATATATTTTCTTTTATATCCGTGGGATTTTTTCATTGTATGGTTTATATATCTCTTCAAATACCCATTCCACACTTAAATATCTTTCTCCAGTATCTGGAAGTATCACAACTATCCTTTTACCCTCATTTTCTTCCCTTTTTGCAAGTTCAAGAGCGGCAAATGTTGCAGCACCTGATGAAATACCTGCAAGTATTCCTTCTTCTCTTGCAAGTCGAAGTAATGCATGTCCAGCATCTTCATCTTTAACCTGGATGATTTCATCAATCAGGTCAGTTCTAAGAACTTCCGGGACAAATCCTGCACCTATACCCTGAATTTTATGAGGCCCTTTGGCTCCTCCAGATAATACTGGAGAAGTTGCAGGTTCAACCGCAACTGCCTTGAAATCAGGATTTCTTGTCTTTATTACCTCAGCAACCCCGGTGAGTGTTCCCCCAGTCCCTATACCAGAAACCAGAAAGTCCACTTCACCGTCTGTATCTCTCCAGATTTCTTCTGCAGTGGTTTCTCTGTGTATTTTTGGGTTTGCAGGGTTTTTAAATTGCTGTGGCAGTACTGCATTTGGAATTTCTTTTGCAAGCTCTTCTGCCTTTGCTACTGCACCAGGCATACCATTTGCACCCGGTGTTAGAACTATTTCTGCACCAAATGTTGCTAAAAGCTTTCTCCTTTCTACAGACATTGTGTCAGGCATGGTTAGTATTAGCTTGTAACCTTTAGCTGCAGCCACAAATGCCAGTGCAATTCCGGTGTTTCCGCTTGTAGGCTCAATTAAAACAGAGTCATCATTTAAAGCTCCGGCTTCTTCTGCAGCTTCAATCATAGAAACTCCAATTCTGTCCTTCACGCTCCCTAAAGGATTGAAAGATTCAAGTTTTGCTACAATATCTGCATTTACTCCTTCTGTAATTCTGTTTAGCCTTACAAGTGGAGTATTACCTATTAATTCAGTTGTATCGTTTGCAATTCCTCTTCTTAATTCAGGTATTTTTACCATTTTTTCACCTTAGTATATTATCTCTATATTTTCTATTGTTTTTTTCTGTATTTATAACTATAGTTATATAACAATTGTTATATTTTTACTTATATACTTTGCTTATTTAAAATATTTAAGTACTTCTATTTTAAATCAAAAAATTAAAGATACATTAATAGCACATGTAAATATTAAAAAAGAAAATTTATAATGGTTCATCTTCATTTCTGCCCTCGCTTTCCTGCATCAATGCATAAACTTTCTTTAACGCATCATCAATCAGCATAGGTATAATTATAGGCTGAATTCCATGTGCAATGAGTTTATCTGCAGCTCCAGGACCTATATGGCTAACAAGTACTGCTTCAACATCTAAAATCAATTCTATTGTATCTGCAGTTGTACTTTCACCTGTAGGATTGCATGAAGGAACATTTTCACGACGCTCCAGAAATTCATAAGTGCCATCGTCTTTAATTTCAACGACTAAAAACTGCCGGGCTTTACCAAAATGCTGATTTACAAATTTTCCATCGCTACTTGCAACTGCTACTTTAATTGATATAAAAACCACCTTTAACTCTTTATAATATATACTATCAGTATAAAAAGAATTTTTATTAACCGCTGCTTATATTTACTTTCCATGTTCTAAAAACTCATCATGTTTCTTTTTTGCATTATCTATTGCCTTTTCAATATCCTCTTCAACATTCCTTGATATTTTACCATGACCTGGAAGCATTAAATCAATCTTCATTGTGTTTAGTCTTGCAAGAGAATTTATATACTCACTGTAGCTACCGGAAGTAGATATGTTTGAGATAATACCCTTTGCAAAAACTGTATCTCCACTGATTAAAAC is a window encoding:
- a CDS encoding O-acetylhomoserine aminocarboxypropyltransferase/cysteine synthase family protein codes for the protein MTEEKKKFGLSTLGLHIGQEEPDPATGARAVPIYQTSSYVFNDTEHAANLFALKEFGNIYTRIMNPTNDVFEKRIAAIEGGNAALAVGSGQAATTFSLLNLSLPGDEIVSANNLYGGTYQLFNYTFPELGRKVNFVESTDLKAFEDAITDKTKAIFAESIGNPKLDVPDYEGIAEIAHENGIPFIVDNTTGIGLVKPLEQGADITVLSATKFIGGHGTSIGGVIVDAGRFDWSNGKFPQYTEPDPSYHGLVYWDVFGDFPGLGNIAYIIRARVRLLRDIGAALSPFNGFLFLQGLETLDLRVKQHSKNAFEVAKFLKEHPAVNWVNYPGFEDDPSHKIASKYLKDGYGALIGFGIKGGLEAGKQFIENVKLLSHLANIGDSKSLVIHPASTTHQQLTPKEQETTGVTQDFIRLSIGIENVEDIIADIDQALSSIDISE
- a CDS encoding transcriptional regulator, producing the protein MRPPCEIVVWYVIPSIRAELAKELLRLGMKQKQISELLDITQPAVSQYISDKRGHGIKFDDHTQNMIRIFARDLMDQDLNQTDIIRRICEICKNVKAEEIVCQLHKEKDKIPSSCDACMGSKREIYMDYCI
- the cysE gene encoding serine O-acetyltransferase, whose protein sequence is MFERIREDIEMVLLRDPAARSKLEIILTYPGLHAIWFYRIANWFWIHGHLFTGRFISALARLLTGIEIHPGAKIGRRVFIDHGMGVVVGETAIIGDDVLIYQGVVLGGTSLERKKRHPTIGSGVVIGSGAKLIGNIEIGDCSKIGAGSVVLRSAPKGSTIVGIPGRNVKEERKCAIDLDHGQLPDPIAEVIKLILERQDEMENQIRALGLATTTRSSELFKRKSEIEEIFSEGAGI
- the cysK gene encoding cysteine synthase A; the protein is MVKIPELRRGIANDTTELIGNTPLVRLNRITEGVNADIVAKLESFNPLGSVKDRIGVSMIEAAEEAGALNDDSVLIEPTSGNTGIALAFVAAAKGYKLILTMPDTMSVERRKLLATFGAEIVLTPGANGMPGAVAKAEELAKEIPNAVLPQQFKNPANPKIHRETTAEEIWRDTDGEVDFLVSGIGTGGTLTGVAEVIKTRNPDFKAVAVEPATSPVLSGGAKGPHKIQGIGAGFVPEVLRTDLIDEIIQVKDEDAGHALLRLAREEGILAGISSGAATFAALELAKREENEGKRIVVILPDTGERYLSVEWVFEEIYKPYNEKIPRI
- the cysS gene encoding cysteine--tRNA ligase gives rise to the protein MKIYNTMTRKKEEFKPINENRIKMFVCGPTVYDKSHIGHGRTYIAFDVIARYLKYKGCSVFYLQNITDIDDKIIKRANELKVPPLKLAKEFEELYFHDMEVLGVNSVNYYARAMEHLNEIIDQIQRLIDKNFAYETPTGVYFDESRFEDFGNLSKRNIEELDVHRISPDPTKRHPGDFALWKKRSDDPAWDSPWGRGRPGWHIEDTAISETYFGGQFDIHGGGLDLIFPHHEAEIAQMESATGKKPMVKYWMHTGFLNVSGEKMSKSLGNFITIEELLREYDPQVFRYFVLSTHYRSPIDFSSEALHQSQNSLKRIHKLMETIDEILETDMDEKSENDVKYIKLLENTKKEFLKAMDNDFNTPVALSVLFNFIRDINKGINEEDISKNIFKEIKNLLNELGNILGLNFSVESTESYLQEELVNILVDVREKLRENKNYELADEIRSRLRDVGINLEDK
- a CDS encoding NifB/NifX family molybdenum-iron cluster-binding protein, which codes for MVFISIKVAVASSDGKFVNQHFGKARQFLVVEIKDDGTYEFLERRENVPSCNPTGESTTADTIELILDVEAVLVSHIGPGAADKLIAHGIQPIIIPMLIDDALKKVYALMQESEGRNEDEPL